Proteins found in one Triticum aestivum cultivar Chinese Spring chromosome 4D, IWGSC CS RefSeq v2.1, whole genome shotgun sequence genomic segment:
- the LOC123097982 gene encoding mitochondrial phosphate carrier protein 3, mitochondrial isoform X2, with translation MASRDKVGCPAATLPLDRLLATLAANAEQLGKRWEIAVRDRRARAAERRMEADTAPPVQLHTPLFYATCALGGVLSTGLTHLAVTPLDLVKCNMQVDPSKYRDISSGFGVLLQEQGLGGFFKGWMATLVGYSSQGACKFGFYEYFKKCYSDIAGPENADRLKTVIYLAASASAEVIADLALCPMEAVKVRIQTQPGFARCLTDGLPKLVRSEGAFGLYKGIVPLWGRQIPYTMMKFACFETIVEMVYKHAVPKPKDQCSKPLQLAVSFAGGYIAGVLCAAVSHPADNLVSFLNNAKGATVADVSCKSYPSYNNHWAVGPFHSWPSAPYYHGGHSYWSAMGNIRRV, from the exons ATGGCGAGCCGCGACAAGGTCGGCTGCCCCGCGGCCACGCTGCCCCTCGACCGCCTCCTGGCCACGCTCGCCGCCAACGCGGAGCAGCTGGGGAAGAGGTGGGAGATCGCCGTCCGCGACCGGAGGGCCAGAGCGGCCGAGCGGAGGATGGAGGCGGACACGGCGCCGCCGGTGCAGCTGCACACGCCGCTCTTCTACGCCACCTGCGCCCTCGGCGGGGTGCTCAGCACCGGCCTCACCCACCTCGCAGTCACGCCGCTCGACCTCGTCAAGTGCAATATGCAG GTTGACCCCAGCAAGTACAGGGACATCTCTTCTGGCTTTGGTGTGCTGCTCCAAGAGCAGGGTCTCGGTGGGTTCTTCAAAGGCTGGATGGCCACGCTGGTTGGGTATAGCAGCCAGGGAGCCTGCAAGTTTGGTTTCTACGAGTACTTCAAGAAGTGCTACTCGGACATTGCTGGCCCCGAGAATGCTGACAGGTTGAAGACCGTCATCTACCTCGCTGCATCGGCGTCGGCAGAGGTAATTGCAGATTTAGCTCTCTGCCCCATGGAAGCCGTCAAGGTTCGGATCCAGACGCAGCCTGGATTCGCTCGATGCCTAACCGATGGGCTTCCGAAGCTTGTCCGGTCCGAAGGTGCCTTTGG GCTTTACAAGGGGATAGTTCCTCTTTGGGGCCGACAAATTCCTT acaccatgatgaaattTGCTTGCTTTGAAACCATTGTTGAGATGGTGTACAAGCATGCTGTCCCAAAACCAAAAGATCAATGCAGTAAACCACTCCAGCTAGCAGTGAGTTTTGCAGGGGGATACATTGCTGGAGTCCTGTGTGCTGCTGTCTCTCATCCCGCAGACAACCTGGTGTCTTTTCTCAACAACGCAAAGGGAGCCACTGTGGCAGATGTAAGTTGCAAGTCCTATCCCA GCTATAACAACCATTGGGCTGTGGGGCCTTTTCACTCGTGGCCTTCCGCTCCGTATTATCATGGTGGGCACTCTTACTGGAGCGCAATGGGCAACATACGACGCGTTTAA
- the LOC123097982 gene encoding mitochondrial phosphate carrier protein 3, mitochondrial isoform X1, whose amino-acid sequence MASRDKVGCPAATLPLDRLLATLAANAEQLGKRWEIAVRDRRARAAERRMEADTAPPVQLHTPLFYATCALGGVLSTGLTHLAVTPLDLVKCNMQVDPSKYRDISSGFGVLLQEQGLGGFFKGWMATLVGYSSQGACKFGFYEYFKKCYSDIAGPENADRLKTVIYLAASASAEVIADLALCPMEAVKVRIQTQPGFARCLTDGLPKLVRSEGAFGLYKGIVPLWGRQIPYTMMKFACFETIVEMVYKHAVPKPKDQCSKPLQLAVSFAGGYIAGVLCAAVSHPADNLVSFLNNAKGATVADAITTIGLWGLFTRGLPLRIIMVGTLTGAQWATYDAFKVFVGLPTTGGVSSSCHAATTFHRVDHEKQN is encoded by the exons ATGGCGAGCCGCGACAAGGTCGGCTGCCCCGCGGCCACGCTGCCCCTCGACCGCCTCCTGGCCACGCTCGCCGCCAACGCGGAGCAGCTGGGGAAGAGGTGGGAGATCGCCGTCCGCGACCGGAGGGCCAGAGCGGCCGAGCGGAGGATGGAGGCGGACACGGCGCCGCCGGTGCAGCTGCACACGCCGCTCTTCTACGCCACCTGCGCCCTCGGCGGGGTGCTCAGCACCGGCCTCACCCACCTCGCAGTCACGCCGCTCGACCTCGTCAAGTGCAATATGCAG GTTGACCCCAGCAAGTACAGGGACATCTCTTCTGGCTTTGGTGTGCTGCTCCAAGAGCAGGGTCTCGGTGGGTTCTTCAAAGGCTGGATGGCCACGCTGGTTGGGTATAGCAGCCAGGGAGCCTGCAAGTTTGGTTTCTACGAGTACTTCAAGAAGTGCTACTCGGACATTGCTGGCCCCGAGAATGCTGACAGGTTGAAGACCGTCATCTACCTCGCTGCATCGGCGTCGGCAGAGGTAATTGCAGATTTAGCTCTCTGCCCCATGGAAGCCGTCAAGGTTCGGATCCAGACGCAGCCTGGATTCGCTCGATGCCTAACCGATGGGCTTCCGAAGCTTGTCCGGTCCGAAGGTGCCTTTGG GCTTTACAAGGGGATAGTTCCTCTTTGGGGCCGACAAATTCCTT acaccatgatgaaattTGCTTGCTTTGAAACCATTGTTGAGATGGTGTACAAGCATGCTGTCCCAAAACCAAAAGATCAATGCAGTAAACCACTCCAGCTAGCAGTGAGTTTTGCAGGGGGATACATTGCTGGAGTCCTGTGTGCTGCTGTCTCTCATCCCGCAGACAACCTGGTGTCTTTTCTCAACAACGCAAAGGGAGCCACTGTGGCAGAT GCTATAACAACCATTGGGCTGTGGGGCCTTTTCACTCGTGGCCTTCCGCTCCGTATTATCATGGTGGGCACTCTTACTGGAGCGCAATGGGCAACATACGACGCGTTTAAAGTATTTGTTGGGCT ACCAACCACTGGAGGAGTCAGCTCTAGTTGTCATGCTGCCACTACTTTTCACCGAGTAGATCATGAGAAGCAGAACTGA